TGGCGCGCCTGAAAGAACAGATACGCCATCGGCAAGTGCACACAAAACCGCTAAGACAGGAAATAAATCTGGAGCATTTCGCAAATTGCAATTGATGTGCTTTAAGTGTTCAGCTTTTTCCACTTCCAACACTGACTTATGTAAACTGACATTGGCACCCATTTTTTTCAGCAAGTCCACAAACACATAATCTGGCTGCAAACTCTTTTCAGGAAAATGTTCAACAAGTGCCCTTCCGTTTACAGCTGCAAGAGCTGCAACTGCAAATGCAGAACTCATATCGCTTTCCGCACGATATGTTCCAGCAGCTGGCTTTTGCAAAGCTGGAATGATTATTTCTTCTTCGCTGTCGCGTTGAATCTTCATGCCCAAAGTTTTCACCAAGGCCAAAGACAATTCAAGGTATGAAGGCGAAACTGATTCGCTAGAAAACCGCAAACTCAAATCAAACGGCAATCCCCACGCATTTAAGACAATGCCCGACGCAAACTGGCTGGAAATGCTGCGATCAACCACAAGTGCACCGCGAGATGGCTTCCAGCCTTCGGAATCGATGATCAGCTTTGGCTGGGTTGCATATTTAATCATCGCACGCACGCCAAGTTTTTGCAGGTTATCTAGCAAGGGTTGCTGCGGACGCTCAAAGAGACGCTTGTGCCCATACAAAATATGACGACCAGGAATACGCGCA
This Deltaproteobacteria bacterium CG11_big_fil_rev_8_21_14_0_20_42_23 DNA region includes the following protein-coding sequences:
- a CDS encoding 3-phosphoshikimate 1-carboxyvinyltransferase — encoded protein: MSLKEFYYKGTLPASKSILNRLLLMASYAEPNTVQIEGDSACDDVQLMKAGILSLAQQKPIHCGFAGAVLRFLALKAARIPGRHILYGHKRLFERPQQPLLDNLQKLGVRAMIKYATQPKLIIDSEGWKPSRGALVVDRSISSQFASGIVLNAWGLPFDLSLRFSSESVSPSYLELSLALVKTLGMKIQRDSEEEIIIPALQKPAAGTYRAESDMSSAFAVAALAAVNGRALVEHFPEKSLQPDYVFVDLLKKMGANVSLHKSVLEVEKAEHLKHINCNLRNAPDLFPVLAVLCALADGVSVLSGAPHLTHKESNRILKVMDLIQLMGREVEERADGLLIHGNSTPFSAEKKMYNPDGDHRLAMAAAVAMQAGLNLELKTPEVVNKSFPEFWEIFLCHSELVRRISSDD